In one window of Gudongella oleilytica DNA:
- a CDS encoding NAD(+)/NADH kinase codes for MSNGRIINIISNKNYESRKTARLLSVKLADKGLIPSEAYDKDAELNICIGGDGAFLRAIHRNAFPQIPFVGINTGHLGFFQEISPKEIDSFIDRYLKGDYKTENIFLVDAKVCTKSKCFYLTGINEIVIKGVKSKIVHLEVYIDNNHLERFSGDGLIVSTPAGSTGYNFSAGGSIVYPSLPSLQITPLAPISSSAYRSLPNSAIIPGGSIIMIKPEYRYENSILVVNDGMEFKYEGIVSIDLTLSPNSIYKLNFSKDMYWNNLKSKFL; via the coding sequence ATGTCTAATGGAAGAATAATAAATATCATATCCAATAAAAACTATGAGTCCAGAAAAACAGCTCGCCTGCTTTCCGTAAAGCTGGCAGATAAGGGATTGATCCCTTCGGAAGCCTATGATAAGGATGCTGAGCTGAATATATGTATTGGCGGAGACGGGGCTTTTTTAAGGGCTATCCATAGGAATGCCTTCCCTCAAATACCATTCGTTGGTATAAACACAGGACACTTAGGTTTTTTTCAGGAGATATCGCCTAAAGAGATAGACTCGTTCATTGACAGATACCTGAAGGGTGACTATAAGACCGAAAACATATTTCTTGTAGATGCCAAGGTATGCACTAAGAGCAAGTGTTTCTATCTTACAGGTATAAATGAAATAGTTATAAAGGGAGTAAAGTCTAAAATTGTGCACCTTGAGGTATATATTGACAATAACCATCTGGAAAGATTCAGCGGAGACGGGCTTATTGTATCCACCCCTGCCGGCAGCACAGGCTACAACTTCTCAGCAGGTGGAAGTATAGTATACCCCAGCCTTCCATCCCTACAGATCACGCCTCTTGCTCCTATTAGCTCAAGTGCATATCGAAGTCTTCCCAATAGTGCAATTATTCCCGGTGGATCGATCATTATGATCAAACCTGAATATAGATATGAGAATTCAATTCTTGTTGTTAATGATGGGATGGAGTTCAAATATGAAGGAATAGTATCTATTGACCTCACTCTGTCGCCGAACAGCATCTATAAGCTAAACTTCAGCAAGGATATGTATTGGAATAATTTAAAAAGTAAATTCCTATAA
- a CDS encoding FHA domain-containing protein, translating into MFDLLSIVFKYIFVIIIYMFIFVIIRMIYLDIRAMESNPEDSGAYLKLLNRLDSLPYRVRDSYSLKGTISLGRSSENDIVIKDPFVSKRHLMITKDEEEYFIEDLGSSNGTYVNKQLLVDAAKLVNGDIIKIGDLEFIFVNRR; encoded by the coding sequence ATGTTTGATTTATTATCGATTGTATTTAAGTACATCTTCGTAATTATAATCTATATGTTTATATTTGTTATAATCAGGATGATTTACCTTGACATCAGAGCTATGGAGAGTAATCCCGAAGACTCTGGGGCTTATCTCAAGCTTCTTAACAGACTCGACTCCCTCCCATACAGAGTACGGGATTCCTATTCGCTGAAAGGTACTATTAGCCTGGGAAGAAGCAGCGAAAATGACATAGTTATTAAAGATCCCTTTGTATCTAAAAGGCATCTTATGATAACCAAGGATGAGGAAGAATATTTTATAGAGGATCTGGGAAGCTCAAACGGGACCTACGTAAATAAACAGCTTCTTGTGGATGCTGCCAAGCTGGTCAACGGAGACATTATAAAAATCGGGGATTTGGAATTCATCTTCGTTAATAGAAGATAG
- a CDS encoding regulatory protein RecX, whose amino-acid sequence MKITKISTQKDSSRINLYVDGEFYLGLPSEAIIEFKLKKDMELDHETAQRLQCYDELQRTKSSAYKYLSYRQRTVSEMMDYLARKGFEQQSISNVIELLKESGFLNDESFARAYVDDKTRLNDLGAYRLKAELRKKGIDEDLIKETLSDLEPDIEHLVELVQKKYSNSLTGDENSTMRKAAGFLQRKGYGYDVIKKVLEKLGSVEE is encoded by the coding sequence ATGAAGATTACAAAAATATCAACTCAGAAAGACAGCTCCAGAATCAATCTTTATGTAGACGGCGAATTTTACCTCGGACTCCCTTCAGAGGCCATAATTGAGTTTAAGCTGAAAAAGGATATGGAACTGGATCATGAAACTGCACAGCGTTTGCAGTGCTACGATGAGCTTCAGAGAACCAAATCATCAGCTTACAAATATTTATCCTACAGACAAAGAACTGTAAGTGAGATGATGGATTACCTTGCCAGAAAGGGATTTGAACAGCAAAGCATATCTAATGTAATCGAGCTTCTTAAGGAGTCAGGGTTCCTTAATGACGAGAGCTTTGCAAGGGCTTATGTTGATGACAAGACCAGGCTTAACGATCTCGGCGCTTATAGATTGAAGGCAGAGCTAAGAAAAAAAGGAATAGACGAAGATCTGATCAAAGAAACACTCTCAGATCTGGAACCGGATATTGAGCATTTAGTCGAACTTGTACAGAAGAAATATTCGAACAGCTTGACTGGTGATGAAAATTCCACTATGCGAAAGGCCGCAGGATTCCTGCAACGAAAGGGCTATGGTTATGATGTCATAAAAAAAGTGCTTGAAAAGCTTGGATCCGTGGAGGAATAA
- a CDS encoding RluA family pseudouridine synthase, producing MEQKGISGRLMRRLIKSKQLLVNDNPVEKKLKLHDGDRVKILIDDEDYDVEPQPMEIEILYEDRDVLVLNKQPFTIVHPTKNISSMTLSNGVAYYFKSVGLRRKIRLVSRLDRDTSGVIAFAKNSYGHQYLARQMENGTLIKTYIAVVEGVISANNGKIDFSIGPSDNGIRQEVRKDGLPSLTIFEVLDRLEGASLLKLMLMTGRTHQIRVHLAAIGYPIIGDSLYGSESNKIKRQALHASSIEFESPETGERVLVNAPLPSDITDLLYQVKSI from the coding sequence ATGGAGCAGAAGGGAATTTCAGGCAGGCTTATGCGAAGACTTATAAAGTCCAAGCAGCTCCTGGTAAATGACAATCCAGTTGAAAAGAAACTAAAACTCCATGATGGTGACAGGGTTAAGATACTGATCGACGATGAAGATTACGACGTTGAACCTCAACCTATGGAAATTGAGATACTTTACGAAGATAGGGATGTTCTTGTGCTGAATAAGCAGCCTTTCACGATCGTTCACCCTACAAAGAATATAAGCAGTATGACTCTTTCAAATGGTGTTGCATATTATTTCAAATCTGTGGGGCTTAGAAGGAAAATCCGGTTGGTAAGCAGACTGGACAGAGATACCTCCGGAGTCATTGCTTTTGCCAAAAACTCTTATGGACATCAATATCTGGCAAGACAAATGGAGAATGGTACGCTTATAAAAACCTATATTGCAGTGGTTGAAGGAGTAATTTCAGCCAATAATGGCAAGATAGATTTCAGTATAGGCCCAAGCGATAATGGAATCAGGCAAGAGGTGAGAAAGGATGGCCTCCCGTCATTAACAATTTTTGAGGTATTGGACAGGCTTGAAGGAGCATCCTTATTGAAACTCATGCTTATGACCGGCAGAACACACCAGATTCGTGTACACTTGGCAGCCATTGGCTATCCAATAATTGGAGATTCACTCTATGGATCTGAATCCAACAAGATAAAGAGGCAGGCATTGCACGCTTCAAGCATTGAATTTGAATCGCCGGAAACAGGTGAGAGGGTCCTGGTAAATGCACCACTTCCTTCGGATATAACCGATCTGCTTTATCAGGTTAAATCAATCTAA
- a CDS encoding polysaccharide deacetylase family protein, with amino-acid sequence MLKRLLVLTLSIISIAALMWASPNLYSLLGDNSSAAEAYDSRRFIGYALKEDHVRASIDEILRESRRNQAKKEQQEMIGSYLRDLVAIYEEKAIEEIVVEEDRFPAPIEGKVAYLTFDDGPSPTITPQILKILEEYDIKATFFVVGSMTDKFPDVLEMVWAGGHLIGNHTYSHVYDYIYRNTANFLNDLEKADMTLKRILGEDFCTDIMRFPGGTHAPYKRQFVKAAEEAGYKWYDWNTVNGDSELKYPSKDYIMGRFLKTYGKRDVIVILMHDAEGKQQTVDTLPMIIEHLKLEGYSFNTLDNYNH; translated from the coding sequence ATGCTTAAAAGGCTACTGGTTTTGACATTATCGATTATCTCGATTGCAGCCTTGATGTGGGCGAGTCCAAACCTTTACAGTCTTCTGGGCGACAATTCCAGTGCAGCTGAGGCGTACGACAGCAGGAGATTTATTGGATATGCTTTGAAGGAGGACCATGTAAGAGCATCTATAGATGAAATATTGCGGGAATCGAGGAGAAATCAGGCTAAGAAAGAGCAGCAGGAAATGATAGGAAGCTATTTAAGGGACCTTGTCGCAATCTATGAGGAGAAGGCCATTGAGGAAATTGTGGTGGAGGAGGATAGGTTTCCTGCTCCTATAGAAGGGAAGGTGGCTTACCTAACCTTTGATGACGGACCTTCACCAACTATTACACCTCAGATCCTTAAGATTCTTGAAGAATATGATATCAAGGCTACCTTTTTCGTGGTGGGCAGTATGACTGACAAATTTCCTGATGTGCTGGAAATGGTTTGGGCTGGAGGACACCTGATTGGAAATCACACTTATTCCCACGTATATGACTATATATACAGAAATACCGCCAATTTTCTAAATGACCTCGAAAAGGCGGATATGACGTTAAAAAGAATACTTGGTGAGGATTTTTGTACGGATATAATGAGATTTCCTGGAGGAACTCATGCACCATATAAAAGACAATTCGTTAAAGCTGCCGAGGAAGCAGGATACAAATGGTATGACTGGAATACGGTAAATGGTGATTCTGAGTTGAAGTATCCATCAAAGGACTATATTATGGGCAGATTTCTAAAAACCTATGGTAAAAGGGACGTTATTGTTATTTTGATGCATGATGCTGAGGGAAAACAGCAGACGGTGGATACCTTGCCCATGATAATTGAACACCTTAAACTTGAGGGCTACAGTTTCAATACACTGGATAACTATAATCATTGA
- a CDS encoding FtsW/RodA/SpoVE family cell cycle protein: MKNLMDGRLPRRLLLLFELMSMSLILLYRRDSLDIKTVALAFGLLVVVYGANYILSRLSDGDLYIFLIVSMLISIGIIMIFRISSDLGLKQLMWLVIGVGAFFGSYLMITKISFWESLFPVYIAAAYSFFAMTLLLGDRKHGAINWISIGGISFQPAEMTKIILVFILACFYSSRDKFNKYKYADYWMMGVIYSFIGLLFIQRDLGTAMIFMGIFTGLQYIYSNDRMAIRANLGLFTIGGITAYILFDHVKVRIMTWLNPWPYIDNKGYQITQSLFAIAEGSYFGTGLGRGNPSFIPLSYNDFIFSSITEEMGVFTGIGIIMLFMILVYRGFKIALKQDSKFYRILALGITLMFGLQSLVIIGGVTKVIPLTGLTLPFVSYGGTSVLSSFIALGILQGASEKLTREEIR, encoded by the coding sequence ATGAAAAATTTAATGGACGGAAGATTACCTCGAAGGCTTCTGCTCTTATTTGAGCTTATGTCTATGTCGCTTATTCTTTTATACAGAAGGGATAGTCTGGATATAAAGACAGTGGCGCTGGCCTTTGGCCTTTTGGTAGTAGTCTATGGAGCCAATTACATATTATCAAGGCTGTCTGATGGAGATTTGTACATTTTTTTAATAGTAAGTATGCTTATCTCTATTGGTATAATCATGATCTTCAGAATAAGCTCGGATTTGGGATTAAAGCAGTTAATGTGGCTTGTTATAGGGGTTGGAGCTTTTTTTGGCAGCTACTTAATGATTACAAAGATAAGCTTCTGGGAATCTCTGTTTCCCGTTTATATCGCTGCAGCTTACAGCTTCTTTGCTATGACTCTGCTTCTTGGAGACAGAAAGCACGGAGCCATAAACTGGATCAGTATTGGTGGAATAAGCTTTCAGCCTGCCGAGATGACAAAGATTATATTGGTGTTTATTTTGGCGTGTTTTTATTCCAGCAGAGATAAATTCAATAAATATAAGTATGCAGATTACTGGATGATGGGAGTAATTTATTCATTTATAGGACTGTTATTCATCCAAAGGGACCTTGGCACTGCTATGATCTTTATGGGAATATTCACCGGATTGCAGTATATCTATTCCAATGATAGAATGGCAATCAGAGCAAATCTTGGATTATTCACTATCGGCGGCATTACAGCTTATATCCTTTTCGACCACGTGAAGGTAAGAATCATGACCTGGCTTAACCCCTGGCCGTATATTGATAACAAGGGATACCAAATTACCCAATCATTATTTGCCATTGCCGAAGGGAGTTATTTTGGAACAGGCTTGGGCAGAGGCAATCCATCCTTTATCCCTCTTTCCTATAACGACTTTATATTTTCTTCAATAACTGAAGAAATGGGTGTATTCACAGGTATCGGTATAATAATGCTTTTTATGATTTTAGTTTACAGGGGGTTCAAAATAGCCTTAAAACAAGATTCAAAGTTCTACAGGATACTGGCGCTTGGGATAACTCTCATGTTTGGTTTACAATCTTTAGTAATAATTGGAGGGGTTACAAAGGTTATCCCTCTTACCGGTTTGACTCTGCCATTCGTGTCTTATGGAGGCACCTCCGTATTATCCAGCTTTATTGCGCTGGGGATACTTCAGGGTGCATCTGAAAAGCTTACCAGGGAGGAGATCAGATGA
- a CDS encoding response regulator transcription factor, translated as MERSVMIVEDEESIRKFVKINLDRAGYKVLEASSGEEGIEIASREKLDIVVLDVMLPGIDGFEVCKKLRADHPHLGIIMLTAKSQDIDKIMGLEYGTDDYMTKPFNPTELVLRLKSLERRLEPEKEGNSLTMEFKPFRIDVYSRQFYKNDLEIELTPTEFSIAKLFIENPGKAFKRDEILNHVWGVDFVGDSKIVDVNIRRLRSKIEEDSSQPSFIETVWGVGYRWKSKD; from the coding sequence ATGGAAAGGTCAGTAATGATAGTTGAGGATGAAGAGTCCATAAGAAAGTTTGTCAAAATAAACCTGGACAGAGCCGGATATAAGGTTCTGGAAGCAAGCAGCGGCGAAGAGGGCATAGAGATTGCTTCAAGAGAAAAGCTTGATATCGTTGTACTGGATGTAATGCTTCCAGGCATAGACGGGTTTGAAGTATGTAAAAAATTAAGAGCAGATCATCCTCACCTTGGAATAATTATGCTTACTGCAAAGAGCCAGGATATAGACAAAATAATGGGTCTGGAATACGGTACTGACGATTATATGACAAAGCCCTTCAATCCGACTGAACTTGTTTTAAGGCTAAAATCCCTTGAGAGAAGGCTGGAACCTGAAAAGGAAGGAAACAGTTTAACAATGGAGTTTAAGCCCTTCCGAATAGATGTTTATTCAAGACAATTTTATAAGAATGACCTGGAGATCGAGTTGACCCCTACTGAATTCTCGATTGCTAAGCTATTTATTGAGAATCCAGGAAAAGCATTTAAACGAGATGAGATACTGAACCATGTGTGGGGTGTAGATTTCGTAGGAGATTCAAAGATTGTCGATGTAAATATCAGAAGACTCAGGTCCAAAATAGAGGAGGACTCCAGCCAACCCTCATTCATTGAGACAGTCTGGGGAGTGGGGTACAGGTGGAAGTCGAAGGACTAG
- a CDS encoding sensor histidine kinase, whose translation MKRSIKSRLIRSFMLIILVTVVFLEVLLINGIKTHYYNNVEDILTSQIEFSTTFYARYFANRNLEEILIDDIDLFWQHTTAQVQILNTSGEVVLDSLGIPGTEPLQTIDIKDALEKGKGVWTGSVSYSDEPVMAVSMPLQYRNETVGLIRFISSLEATNNVIKDISRFLLILGIVVVGVSGLISVFIANSITKPLKEVTEVAEKMADGQFKVRSQVRVNDEIGRLSHTLNYMAEEIVRKETLKNDFISSISHELRTPLTSIKGWAITLKSGDEPDKELLEDGLEIIETESDRLSQMVEELLDFSRFTSGRITLSKDTVDIKETVKMVVYQMMPRAINNNINFEVDIEGSIPAIIGDENRIKQVLINILDNAFKFTGEGDVSLKAYEDNSHIRIEIEDNGSGIPNEELPYVKDKFYKGKNSNSHSGIGLSICDEIMQLHEGIFDIESEPNKGTKVILGFPKEVRSQ comes from the coding sequence ATGAAAAGAAGCATCAAATCAAGACTGATAAGAAGCTTCATGCTTATCATTCTCGTAACAGTGGTATTTCTTGAGGTACTTCTTATAAATGGAATAAAAACTCATTATTATAACAATGTAGAGGATATTCTGACAAGTCAGATCGAATTCTCTACAACTTTTTATGCCCGCTATTTTGCGAACAGAAATCTTGAAGAAATACTCATTGATGACATAGACTTATTCTGGCAGCATACTACGGCTCAGGTACAGATATTGAATACTTCGGGTGAAGTAGTTCTGGATTCACTTGGCATACCGGGTACTGAACCTCTTCAGACCATTGACATTAAAGATGCTCTGGAAAAGGGGAAGGGAGTATGGACAGGGAGTGTCTCATATTCCGACGAGCCCGTCATGGCTGTTTCCATGCCGTTGCAATACAGGAATGAAACTGTAGGGCTGATACGTTTTATATCGAGTCTCGAGGCAACAAACAACGTTATTAAGGATATTTCAAGGTTCCTGCTGATACTTGGTATCGTCGTAGTAGGGGTATCTGGTCTTATTAGCGTATTCATCGCTAACTCAATAACCAAACCGCTGAAGGAGGTAACTGAGGTAGCTGAAAAGATGGCTGACGGTCAGTTCAAGGTGAGAAGCCAGGTGAGAGTGAATGATGAAATAGGTCGACTATCGCATACATTGAATTACATGGCTGAAGAAATTGTAAGGAAGGAAACTCTTAAGAATGATTTTATCTCCTCGATCTCCCATGAACTGAGAACGCCCCTGACATCGATCAAGGGATGGGCAATTACGCTGAAATCAGGTGATGAACCTGATAAGGAGCTTCTCGAAGATGGCCTGGAAATAATCGAAACTGAAAGCGACAGGTTATCACAAATGGTCGAAGAACTGCTTGATTTCTCTCGATTCACTTCAGGCAGGATAACTCTCTCGAAGGATACAGTAGATATCAAAGAAACTGTTAAAATGGTTGTATACCAAATGATGCCAAGAGCAATAAACAACAACATCAATTTCGAGGTGGATATTGAAGGTTCAATACCTGCAATAATTGGGGATGAGAATCGAATAAAGCAGGTTTTGATCAATATTTTAGACAATGCATTCAAATTCACAGGAGAGGGAGATGTTTCACTAAAGGCTTATGAGGATAACAGCCATATTAGGATCGAGATAGAGGACAATGGGTCTGGTATCCCTAATGAGGAACTTCCCTATGTAAAGGATAAGTTTTATAAGGGGAAAAACAGCAATTCGCACAGTGGAATAGGTCTATCGATTTGCGATGAGATCATGCAGCTTCATGAGGGGATCTTCGATATCGAGTCTGAGCCTAATAAAGGAACAAAGGTAATTTTAGGCTTTCCTAAGGAGGTGAGAAGCCAGTGA
- a CDS encoding GIY-YIG nuclease family protein, protein MFFVYILECSDKSLYTGYTTSLEERLKLHNSGKASKYTRSRLPVEIIYFEEYHTKSEAMSRECEIKALKRPEKISLINRLKPESF, encoded by the coding sequence ATGTTTTTTGTATATATACTTGAGTGTTCAGATAAAAGCCTTTACACTGGCTATACTACCTCCCTGGAGGAAAGACTGAAGCTTCACAATTCCGGAAAGGCTTCAAAATATACTCGTTCCAGACTCCCAGTTGAGATCATCTACTTCGAGGAGTATCACACTAAAAGCGAAGCCATGAGCAGGGAATGTGAAATAAAAGCTCTGAAGAGGCCAGAAAAAATTAGCCTGATAAATAGATTAAAGCCTGAATCTTTTTGA
- a CDS encoding PspC domain-containing protein, producing MKKLKRSRSNRYIMGVCGGLSEYLNIDATIIRIIWFILAITSFGTFGLAYLICGIVIPEDDGYIESNTQATNGKDNGRLLIGIALVLVGALMLARILFPWFSHSLRKIVELWPALLIVLGVYILINNKSN from the coding sequence ATGAAAAAACTAAAGAGATCGAGGTCAAACAGATATATCATGGGTGTTTGCGGAGGACTTAGTGAGTACCTGAATATCGATGCGACAATCATAAGAATAATTTGGTTCATTTTAGCAATAACTTCCTTCGGTACTTTTGGACTCGCATATTTGATTTGTGGGATAGTGATTCCTGAAGATGATGGTTATATTGAATCAAATACGCAGGCGACTAATGGTAAGGATAATGGAAGACTCCTTATTGGCATCGCTTTAGTTCTGGTGGGAGCATTGATGCTGGCCAGGATACTATTCCCTTGGTTCTCACATTCACTGAGGAAAATCGTTGAGCTGTGGCCTGCCCTTTTAATTGTACTTGGTGTCTATATATTGATAAATAATAAAAGCAATTAG
- a CDS encoding peptidoglycan D,D-transpeptidase FtsI family protein has translation MNLEKKRILILLASLCTGFAILIGYLSYFQIFRAEDVRNNSYNKRLWINEDKILRGSITDRDGNLLAYSEASDGTARRIYKYDRLYSHVIGYSLKEYGKSGLEKSFNSYLVGANENTAINELINLINPTGVGNNLKLTIDHSLQAKARELLSGKKGSIIAMDPKTGEILAMVSLPDFNVNTLIQEWNTVSEDTNSPLFNRATQGLYPPGSVFKIVTAIGVMRASNPDDLYNCTGTVIIDGKEFSDSDKKGHGELGLNEAFAKSCNTYFAIKALEIGHSELLKIAEELGFNKKLDVGLESSSSVFPTDSKGDTDLAASGIGQGRILATPLNMLAIIAGIANDGAMMEPYLVSEMTSPEGKLINSHEQALTMQAGDIDEIARLKEMLREVVKTGTGRNASIKNVAVAGKTGTAENPTGKNHAWFAGFAPFDDPKVAVVVILEEEGSSGGSSAAPIARDIMIHALNNVDFNR, from the coding sequence ATGAATCTGGAAAAGAAGAGGATATTGATACTACTTGCATCCTTGTGTACAGGATTTGCAATATTGATAGGCTACTTAAGCTATTTTCAAATATTCAGAGCAGAAGATGTCAGGAATAATTCATACAATAAAAGGCTTTGGATCAATGAGGATAAGATTCTCAGAGGATCTATTACTGACAGAGACGGAAATCTTCTTGCTTATTCGGAGGCATCAGATGGAACTGCAAGAAGGATTTATAAATACGACAGACTATACAGCCATGTAATAGGGTATAGCCTGAAAGAATATGGGAAGTCAGGACTTGAGAAGAGCTTTAACTCATATCTTGTGGGTGCTAATGAGAATACGGCGATCAACGAGCTTATTAATCTTATCAATCCCACGGGCGTAGGCAATAATCTGAAGCTAACTATAGACCATAGTCTTCAGGCGAAAGCCAGAGAACTGTTATCAGGTAAAAAAGGCAGCATCATCGCAATGGACCCGAAAACCGGGGAAATATTGGCGATGGTCAGTTTACCTGATTTCAACGTCAATACCCTCATACAGGAATGGAACACGGTTTCCGAGGACACCAACAGCCCGCTTTTCAATAGAGCAACACAAGGTCTGTATCCACCTGGATCTGTATTCAAGATTGTAACAGCGATCGGTGTTATGAGAGCTTCAAATCCGGATGATCTGTATAACTGCACTGGAACTGTCATCATCGATGGCAAGGAGTTCAGCGACTCTGACAAAAAGGGTCATGGCGAGCTTGGTCTCAATGAGGCGTTCGCGAAATCCTGCAACACCTACTTTGCAATAAAGGCATTGGAAATAGGGCATTCTGAGCTGCTGAAGATAGCTGAGGAGCTTGGATTCAATAAAAAACTGGATGTAGGCCTCGAATCGTCATCTTCTGTCTTTCCAACTGATTCCAAAGGAGATACAGATCTTGCAGCATCTGGGATCGGCCAGGGGAGGATACTTGCAACACCCTTGAATATGCTTGCCATTATTGCGGGAATTGCAAATGATGGTGCTATGATGGAACCATATTTGGTTTCAGAAATGACATCACCTGAGGGCAAGCTTATTAATAGTCATGAACAGGCGTTGACAATGCAAGCTGGTGACATTGATGAAATAGCCAGGCTTAAGGAGATGTTGAGAGAGGTTGTAAAGACGGGAACCGGTAGAAACGCAAGCATCAAGAATGTTGCAGTAGCAGGTAAGACAGGAACTGCTGAAAATCCGACTGGGAAAAATCACGCCTGGTTCGCGGGCTTTGCCCCATTCGATGACCCTAAGGTCGCAGTAGTGGTGATCCTTGAGGAGGAAGGATCTTCAGGCGGAAGCTCGGCAGCACCTATAGCCAGGGATATCATGATTCATGCCTTGAATAACGTCGACTTTAACAGATAA